A portion of the Pseudorasbora parva isolate DD20220531a chromosome 1, ASM2467924v1, whole genome shotgun sequence genome contains these proteins:
- the sox32 gene encoding SRY-box transcription factor 32, translated as MYVDRIALAPARMMLESPPCRFSVAPRVRSALCPVSGPPSPVSAGSESGGSSPEAAVAATRVRRPLNAFIIWTKEERRRLAQLNPELENTDLSKILGKTWKAMPLAEKRPYMQEAERLRIQHTIDYPNYKYRPRRRKCSKRGGIKMASDARFQNASFHLSYAPHLPYSGSPFGSQSSSSYGGSSSLSAPLSQPQVCVCVLCLGGPSLEFYLDQVRSDMLDQLDRSEFDQYLNPGAQPTLNDSSSIQRLQC; from the exons ATGTATGTGGACCGCATCGCGCTCGCCCCCGCCAGGATGATGCTCGAGAGTCCTCCGTGCCGGTTCTCTGTAGCCCCGCGGGTCCGCTCGGCGCTCTGCCCGGTGTCCGGTCCCCCGAGCCCGGTGTCGGCGGGGTCCGAGTCCGGCGGCTCCAGCCCGGAGGCGGCGGTGGCGGCGACGCGCGTCAGACGCCCGTTAAACGCGTTCATCATCTGGACCAAAGAGGAGCGGCGACGCCTCGCGCAGCTCAACCCGGAGCTGGAGAACACCGACCTCAGCAAAATACTCG GTAAGACGTGGAAGGCTATGCCTCTGGCTGAGAAGCGTCCTtacatgcaggaggcagaaagACTCCGAATCCAGCACACCATCGACTATCCAAACTACAAATACCGGCCGCGCCGGCGGAAGTGCAGCAAACGCGGAGGAATAAAGATGGCTTCAGATGCCCGCTTTCAGAACGCCTCTTTCCACCTCAGCTATGCTCCACATCTGCCATACTCTGGGTCTCCATTTGGAAGCCAGTCCTCGTCCTCATACGGAGGATCGTCCTCATTATCGGCACCGCTCTCGCAGccgcaggtgtgtgtgtgtgtgttgtgtttgggcGGGCCGTCTCTGGAGTTCTACCTGGACCAGGTGAGGTCCGACATGTTGGATCAGCTGGACCGAAGCGAGTTTGACCAATACCTCAATCCGGGAGCACAGCCAACTTTAAACGATTCTTCTTCCATCCAGAGACTGCAATGCTGA